The Panicum virgatum strain AP13 chromosome 3N, P.virgatum_v5, whole genome shotgun sequence genome includes the window GCGTCTATGCCTGCAAGATTGGATGGTGTCTTGGACGCCTGCTGCCTGGGTGGCCCCACGCAGAAAGGAGATGCTGAGTGCGGGGGCATCTTTGTACTGAGTCAGTACTGACTACTGATCGAGGACGAAGGCTGCTGCAAGGTTATGACTCGTTTCTCTCTCTTGATGAATctttgcaacaaaaaaaaaagatgttccATGTAGACCCAATCATTCTCTGCAGGGTAGGATCCAGATGAGCAGACGATCAAGTACACTTTGTGCATGGCTGCAAATGGGAACAAGGCATCAAGCAGTCACTGGAACAGATCGATATCCTCGCCTCTTGAATGAGCATCAGCTGCTGATCAGCATGATCGATCCTTTTGAATGAGCATCAGCTGCTGCAGTGATTGGTCACGGCAACCTTCTTGCCATCGGTCCCTTTTCACTAGTACCTGGAACCCccacaaaaaaaatgaagaaggAAATGGACTCCAAGAAAACAAGCAATACAGAAATGGACTCCAAGAAAACTGCCATAATCTTCTTTCCATCGGGTCCTTTTTTTCACTAGTAACCAGTACATCTCAATCTTTTAGAGCAGCATCTAATCTAGAGAACACAGGACGGTTTGATCCTGTGATGCGACCTACCAGATACTCTCCGGAGACGCGTGATCCATGCCATGATGTCCCATCGAAAATCTGGTGGTGTGTGTGCATGCATGCCCTGAACCTTCTGCACCCGGCTCGTGATCTGCTGCAGCACTGCGGCGTGGTGCAGTGCAGCCGGGCCGGGACACGATGATGAGCGCAATATGCAAGCGTCACTGCCGCCCCCCATCTATAGCTTCAGGTCAAAGATACTGCAGCTATGGATCCATGGATGCTGTTGTGCACGTTGGCATGCTGCTGTTTTGTTACCCCTCTAGTGTGTGTGCCTGTACTGTGTGTGTTTACTCTGGTGAAAGTCGAAGCTTTGGGTGAAGCGAATTACTGCGGGATCACGGAAGGGTCGTACACATAACACATGTACGTGGGGGTCGAAGCTAGAACAAAATACCATCAGGATCAGCTGAATTCTTTTTGAAGTTTAACCGGGATCCAACATGGTGAAAAACTGCTGGGTACAAACGGGTCTCGCAAAAGTCATCTGGGTCGGCTGACCTCTACGCCACCACGCAGCTTGGCACTGCTTTGTGACAAAGGTGAGGTGcagatggacggctaggattGGATCCAGTAAATGACAAATGCGGCCAGAGTGCATGACGCATCAGACGGGGACGGGAGCGTACGAAATCTTAGGGCCCACTTGCCAGGCTTGTCCATGGCATACGTATAGGTACTGGTGCCGGATACGTATACTGCGTGAAATTTGTGTACCCTCTGTCCTGAAATGTGCTCCTTCCGTCCCGCAAAGACTGCTTATTTAGCCTTCGAATTTGTCTCACAAAGACTGTTTGCTAAGATTGTAGTAAAGTCCATCTAATCAAAACAATATCAAGTACCAAGAAATAAGTACATTGAGAAGGGTATAGAGTCAATCAAATGCTTAAGTAGATATTACTTTTCTGGTTCCaatgcatttgcatttattGAGGATCTAGGAAACCTAATAAATAAGGCGGTCTTCAATCACAACCACTATAATTAATTAGGGGCAACATGGTCATTTTCCACTACTAGTAatatgtctgaaattttctaaacgaACAGTCTTTGTGGGACGAAGAAAGTAGAATATTCTGGAGTTTTTAGGATAGATTATGACTGTGTATAAAAATACTCTTCTATCCCTATTTATTAAGCATTGGGACTCTATTTGAGTCACTAATATATGTGCTAATTAAAGTAGCATGTCTTTTTTCATACAACTCCCGCACATGCACCACCCCCTATATGGTTGCATCATTGCATGCACGTCTTTCTTTTGGAAAATCTccaaaaacaaagcacaattAAGATGGTTGAGTCACTCTCAATCTAGAATATCTTATATTTGTGGACAACATTTGAATCCTAAATGTCCTACATttcaggacagagggagtagacCGTATAATGTATGTGTATGCTGCAAGTACATGTTAGATCActttcagtgggagtttcatgaGCTTAGATACTAGACTGGGAACTAAGTAACTGTaacagatgagtttcatggtgatgaaacacttctcacatcccatgaaacactatccttctctctctttactgtgtcagcaaaattgatgatacttAATGGCCTTAGACATTTTTTATACACTATTGGAgtttgtgtttagttggtgaaaaagtttggattttggtacttaGCATATTTCgctgttacttgacaaataatatccaactatggactaattaggtttaaaagattcatcttgttCTAATCAGTTGGACTATGTAATcagttattttttttaactgcttttaatatttcatgcatattTTCGAAAATTCGATGTTACAGTAttgttgcaaatttttttgaaaactaaacagggcatCTCCGGGAGGATGCTACGCGCGGCCCCATCTGACAGAGGAGCAAGACCACCTGTCTCCCCTTTTTGACTTCTTCCTGCTGCTATAAAGCGCAGCACCCCCCAGTCTTGCCACGAGCCCACGACACgcaccacggccgccgcgcggcccgcgccgcgcccacgCAACTAGCGCACAAACAAAACCCATCCTCGCCTTCCTCCCTCCATGGCGACCAAGCCCTACTTCCTCTGGGGGGACAcccacgccgcctccgcctcagactccgacgccgccgcggtctACGCCTCGCGCGCTCCGGagacggcggcgctgctggctgctgcgacggcggcgggggacACGGCCGCGGTCGCGCCGGAGCTAGGCGCTGTGTCGGTGGCGCGGCCGCGGATGATGCGGCGGAACCCGTCCGCGTccgggaagcagcagcagcagccgcagcaggcgggcggcggcggggccaagAAGCCGCCGCAGCGCGGGCTCGGCGTCGCGGAGCTCGAGCGGCTCCGCTGCGGGGGCGACCCGCTCCGCGAGCTGCTCGTGGACGCCGCCGGCGCGAAGGGACACCCGCTGCTCCAGTACCACCACCTGCAGGTGCCGCCCCCGGCGTTCGACTCCGCCGCTGGCGGGCGCTACTGCTCGCAGCTGCTGGCCCCGCCGCCAGGCCCCCCTCCCGTCTGCTTCCTCCACACGCCGTCGGCGGAGCAGCAGTACTTCAGGGACCGGTGGGGCCGCATGGGGGGCTTCCCCCCGGCGGGAAATGGCTCCGGCTGTGGCTCCGACCACCAGCCccagctgctgccgccggcgccagaGCACCCTTCAAGCCAAAACACCATCTGGCGTCCTGTTgcgtcctccccctcctcctcctgcctccacaccggccaccgCTGCGACATCTGCTGCAGGGTAAGCTGCTAATCTTCCGAATCCCCCCTGATCATGCCTTCATGACATCCCTTATCTTGAGTTCGTGACTACTGACTAGTACTAATCTGCTGATCTCCCTTGTCGTGCATCTGCGATTCTTGACGTTTCCACAGAGGATGAGGGCGTTGGCAGAGAGAGAAGCGCTGGCACCGACGCCTCCTCCCGCGTCTCCAAACACCGCCGGCTCTAACACCGTCACCGACGCCACGCCAGACTACTCCATCTACGATCTcgccgcggccatggccgccggtcGCCAGGTAACAGCATCTATGCATCAACAATGCAATTGCTCGTTCATTAGTCCACTCATCTGCCCGTGCGCGCACAAATGCTGTCTTTTTGCCTGCTTGTGAAAGCTTCACTCATTTGCGATGTACCGCGCAGGGAGACACGTTCTTGGCCCTGGAAAGGAAGGGCGGAGCGCCCGCAGCGGCCGAGGCGCCGGCGAAGAAGGAGGTGCGGGAGATCGAGTTCttcccggcggcgagcgcgcaccacacaggcagcggcggcgggggcggcagcTGGGCATCCGTCCGCGGCGACTCGGAGCTCGCGGCGCCCTTCGCCTCCCcgtacggcgccggcggcggcggccgcaccgcaccgcagcTCGACCTGTCTCTGAGGCTGTAGGGGCGTCGATCGATCGCTGTACCTGCTCGGCGGCGTAGGGTTTTTGCTTCTGTTGTTGCTTCAATCGGTCGTCGCGTGCTAAGCTATAATACTAGTAGTAGGAGCTCGACCCCGTATTTGCATGACCGGCTACTCTACTACTACTAGGAAGTAGTAGGAGCTCGACCTGTCTTTGTGGCGTAGCGGTTTATAATGACATCATTTGAAGCCCATCTAACCTTTTAGATCATGTATTGGGCCTATTATGTGGCTGATCAGCTTCGAGGTTCCGATTTAATCATTTGTAATAGCCTAGTATACTATTATGAGGGGCACTAAGCTAGCCCCCTTCTAGAGAACTCATTATTGTTTTGAGAGCCAGTGATGGAGAGCTAGGGTTACAGAGAGGTGAGTGCTTTTGATCCACGAAACCCAGAGAGATTTGCATACTTCCCTAATTTattgagcatctccaagagtctaGCTAAAACTTCTAGCTAAATAAAGAGATAAAAGACtaggtaaaaaaaaataaaaagcttATCAAAGAGCAGGGAACCAACAGCTTGTGTAAATCCACTCTCCAAATCACCTCAACCGTCGTTCTCCAACCATTTGTTTCCACCATGAGCACTCAGCTCTCGCCGCCGAAGTGCCCGCCGTCGACGCACTAGAGCAGCACGCCCTCTTCTTGCTCAGCAGACCCCGCACCTCCACAACTCCCCATCCCCTTCTCTTCCACGGAAGATCTACCCAGGATCTCATCCCCCATCGTTGTACCTCACGATTGCAGATCTCAAGTGGCGAGCGCGACGGCGCGGGACCGGCAAGTGCAGCAGGGCACAACAGGATTTGGCCGATGGCGCGAGGGCAGCagggcacggcagcggcgcgtcCTCCATGGCGGAGCGTGCGGGAGCGAGCACAGGAGGTCATCCGGCATTGCCACCATGAGAGCAACCTTGGAGCTCGGGGTCGCTGCACAAAATCCGGGGCATCTGCGGTCGATTCCTTCGGTCTCGAGTGGCAAGCGCGATGGTTGGGGACCGGCGAGGGCGGCAGGGCGTGGGAGGATTCGGCCGCCGACGCGAGGGGCAGCAGGGCATGGCAGAGGCACGTCCTCCACGGTCGAGCGGGCGGGAGCGAGCGGCGAGGGAGCCGAGGGGCGCACGAAAAGTGGCgcgaggagcggcgggagggagctcggcggcggaggtggcgaggCCGAGGAGCGGCGCGAAGAGCCGGCCCCAGCGGGGGCACGAGGCCGGTGGAGGCGCGGGCTttccgtcgccggcgagcgagcACGTGGGGAGAGACAGCGGGAGGGAAGGGAGCACGGGGTCAGATAGCGGGCGGACGGGGTTAGGCAAATTTACTCAGCGTGGACGATGGTATGCATAACGAGATACATTAGCAAGAATGATACTTATATTGTTgaatctagtttttttttgttgaatttctattttttagTTAACAAAGCCAGGATACAAGAGCTTTTGGAGATGTTTTTAGTGGCTTCCCCCTAGTTTTCCATGTGAATCTTGATGTTCACTTTTGACTTGGTGTCCCCTTTGCCGTATATATTGTTTGTTTGGTCACAGAATTTGCTTGCTTGCTATTGAGTGATGAAGTGGTGCTTGAAAGTTTGAGTCGCCATATGATTGGTGTACGTAGGCACTGGTTGGGTATCTTGTAGATTGTGAACCGATTTGGCCATCTCGGGTCTGCAGGTTTCGCCCTGACCGACGAGGGAGCTTTGGACACAAGTCGGTAGAAGTGGTGAACGCGACAGCGATGCAGGCAGCATAGCATGACGCTATGTGGATGTGGACAGTGAGAGCCGATGGTCGTTGACAGGGCTAGCTAGGCGCTGATCACACACCGGCCCATCCAGTGATCACAATGTAAGATGGCATGTTGCAGAATAAGCGTGAGGAGAAGTTTTTGGCGGTAGTTATTACCAAAACACACCTCTCTTTTACTTAAATATAGGGGGATTCGTCCCTCTATCCACATCATTAGCTAAAAAACACAAAATGTGTTATGAAAAAAGTCTACATAACTCCCTCAACCATTGGACCTAGACTACTTAACcccctaaactaaaaaattgGTTATTCTACCACCTGAACTTTCCAAAACTGGCCAAATAATTCCCCAAGGCGGTTTTGGAGAgtggtgtcagacccggggcagcgggactgcttataggcatagaatgttctagagtaagggatagcccATGAatataccttacctcttttgtaacttcCTGAATagacgtagaactagctgcagtacaaagaaaactacccgatcgtgctgtagtaggactccaactgtactcggctaggactttccatgtaaacctATCCCCCCGGATGTATAAGGGCGGGAAggtaccccctcgaaacacattaACAcgtaaggcaatacaaaccaccgcacaggacgtagggtattacgcaactc containing:
- the LOC120667460 gene encoding uncharacterized protein LOC120667460, which encodes MATKPYFLWGDTHAASASDSDAAAVYASRAPETAALLAAATAAGDTAAVAPELGAVSVARPRMMRRNPSASGKQQQQPQQAGGGGAKKPPQRGLGVAELERLRCGGDPLRELLVDAAGAKGHPLLQYHHLQVPPPAFDSAAGGRYCSQLLAPPPGPPPVCFLHTPSAEQQYFRDRWGRMGGFPPAGNGSGCGSDHQPQLLPPAPEHPSSQNTIWRPVASSPSSSCLHTGHRCDICCRRMRALAEREALAPTPPPASPNTAGSNTVTDATPDYSIYDLAAAMAAGRQVTASMHQQCNCSFISPLICPCAHKCCLFACL